The following are from one region of the Paenibacillus sp. KS-LC4 genome:
- a CDS encoding PolC-type DNA polymerase III: MSQTDNKRQRFELLLQQSELPQEMIQSFFQDGYIDQVVVAKNNRKWTFCIRKTSLVPYKAYSGLCQAVKQKFAHIADTSFQFIYDEQLSSEELASEYWPLFKEWAQQEIASVNGWLLKATITTEGDVITLLMLDEMGLELARKKRMDEEITRFYEQQFSRSYKVKLAVGEAKAEVYEEFEQRRVAEEREVIQQIMASAAAEELGDDGEPPAKLAVGYDIREEPVPLMNIREEEKKITVQGAVFGLEKKELRNGSTLFTFNLTDFSDSLSLKMFAKTKEDVKVLDLLSNGKWVKARGRVEYDRFMQEPELVMMPNDLHEVHAPAERKDNAEQKRVEFHLHTTMSAMDAVAPIDAYVKMAAKWGHTAMAVTDHSNVQCYPEAAKAAKKNGIQLLFGLEANVVNDAVPMVLNPREQPLAGSEYIVFDIETTGLSVINNKIIELAGVKMKDGKEIATFATFINPHEKIPYHIQQLTNINDEMVQDAPELEPKLREFIEFIGDTVLVAHNARFDIGFLQANCKSLGLPEIKNPVLDTLELARFLHPSLKNHRLNTLSAKYKISLENHHRAIDDSIALGGVLFGLIGDAAERNVTGLHQLNDYVGIDLSNSRPFHCCIYALNAVGKKNLYKLVSLSHTEHFKRVASIPRTKLVELREGLLVISGCEKGEFYETVLNKSYEEAVEVARFYDVLEIQPIDFYMHLVEKGLVGSRAEIEQAHRRVCQIGDELGKPVIATGNVHYLHPRDKLFRDIAIHGITGFSPLKDMRKPDAHFRTTDEMLKEFAFLGDARAYEVVVTNTVQLAERFEPFDLFPPELFTPIMEGAEEEIRTTCYNTAKGFYGEDLPQVVIDRLEKELVPIIKFGFAANYLISERLVKKSNEDGYLVGSRGSVGSSVVATFLGISEVNPLPAHYMCKNPACKHSEWFLDGSIPSGFDLPDKACPKCGEQLKGEGQDIPFETFLGFKGDKVPDIDLNFSGEYQPTAHNYTKIMFGEKAVFRAGTIGTVAEKTGFGFAKKYEEANGKKWRGAELSRLAAGVTGVKRSTGQHPGGIVVVPDYIEVEDVTPVQYPADDVNAEWKTTHFDYHAFETNLLKLDILGHDDPTMMRMLQDLTGVDPTTIPMNDPKVMSMFNSTKALGVSPEQIRTPVATYGVPEMGTKFVRQMLQETQPSSFADLLQISGLSHGTGVWLGNAQELIKKGTCNIKTVIGCRDDIMLYLIYKAGMDAGLAFKITESVRKGKGLSDEWIEEMKRCKVPQWYIDSCLRIEYMFPKAHAAAYVISAVRTAYFKLYYPIAYYATYFTVRAEDFDLEILCQGYDAIKRKLIEIEEKGFAALPKEKASISLLEMALEMTARGFSFKPIDLYRSDATKFQVDGDSLVPPFAAIPGIGENAARNIAASRNDGEYLSIEDFQQRSKASKTIIEVLGGMGCFRGLPESNQLSLF; encoded by the coding sequence ATGAGCCAAACCGACAACAAGAGGCAGCGCTTTGAGCTTCTGCTGCAGCAGTCGGAATTACCGCAGGAAATGATACAATCCTTTTTTCAGGATGGTTATATAGATCAGGTTGTCGTCGCTAAAAACAACCGCAAGTGGACGTTTTGCATACGCAAAACGTCTTTGGTTCCTTATAAGGCCTATAGTGGACTATGCCAGGCGGTTAAGCAAAAGTTTGCCCATATTGCCGATACCTCTTTCCAATTTATATACGATGAACAGCTTTCTTCAGAGGAGCTTGCGAGCGAATATTGGCCGCTTTTCAAAGAGTGGGCTCAGCAGGAAATAGCCTCGGTTAACGGTTGGCTGCTCAAAGCAACGATTACGACGGAAGGCGATGTTATTACGCTGCTGATGCTCGATGAAATGGGGCTTGAGCTGGCACGCAAAAAGCGGATGGACGAAGAAATCACTCGATTTTATGAGCAGCAATTTAGCCGAAGCTATAAAGTAAAGCTTGCTGTTGGCGAAGCTAAAGCAGAGGTTTACGAGGAGTTTGAGCAGCGGCGGGTAGCCGAGGAACGAGAGGTCATTCAGCAAATTATGGCCAGCGCGGCAGCCGAGGAATTGGGCGATGACGGCGAGCCGCCAGCAAAGCTAGCGGTTGGATATGACATTCGCGAAGAACCGGTTCCACTTATGAACATTCGGGAGGAAGAGAAGAAAATAACGGTGCAAGGCGCCGTTTTTGGATTAGAAAAGAAGGAGCTGCGAAACGGAAGCACGCTCTTTACCTTCAACCTGACCGATTTCTCAGATTCCTTGTCTCTAAAAATGTTCGCCAAAACAAAAGAGGATGTCAAAGTGCTGGATCTATTGTCCAACGGCAAATGGGTGAAGGCAAGGGGCAGAGTTGAATACGATCGTTTTATGCAGGAGCCTGAGCTTGTCATGATGCCGAATGATTTGCACGAGGTTCATGCGCCAGCGGAGCGTAAAGACAACGCGGAGCAGAAGCGGGTAGAGTTCCATCTCCATACGACGATGAGCGCGATGGATGCGGTAGCTCCCATTGACGCTTATGTAAAGATGGCAGCCAAATGGGGACATACAGCAATGGCGGTTACGGATCACAGCAATGTGCAATGTTACCCGGAAGCGGCGAAAGCAGCGAAAAAGAACGGTATTCAGCTATTGTTCGGCCTGGAGGCTAATGTAGTAAATGACGCGGTTCCGATGGTGCTTAATCCGCGGGAGCAGCCGCTTGCTGGCTCCGAATATATCGTTTTCGATATTGAGACAACTGGACTTTCCGTCATTAACAACAAAATTATTGAGCTTGCCGGCGTGAAAATGAAGGATGGGAAAGAAATAGCGACGTTTGCTACCTTTATTAATCCTCATGAGAAAATTCCTTATCATATTCAGCAATTGACGAATATTAACGATGAAATGGTACAGGATGCGCCGGAGCTTGAGCCGAAGCTGCGCGAATTTATTGAATTTATTGGGGACACTGTACTCGTGGCTCACAATGCCCGCTTTGATATTGGGTTTTTGCAGGCCAACTGCAAATCGCTAGGACTGCCGGAAATTAAAAATCCGGTCCTCGATACGTTGGAGCTGGCGAGATTTTTGCATCCAAGCTTGAAAAACCATCGTCTCAATACACTGTCGGCTAAGTACAAAATCAGTCTGGAAAACCATCACCGGGCAATTGATGATTCCATTGCCTTGGGAGGCGTATTGTTCGGCTTGATTGGCGATGCGGCAGAACGAAATGTAACAGGCCTTCATCAATTAAATGATTATGTCGGTATCGACTTATCGAACAGCCGTCCGTTTCACTGCTGTATTTATGCACTGAACGCGGTCGGCAAGAAAAATTTATATAAGCTCGTTTCGCTTTCCCATACGGAGCATTTTAAACGGGTAGCAAGCATCCCGAGGACGAAGCTGGTGGAGCTGAGAGAAGGACTGCTCGTCATATCCGGCTGTGAGAAAGGCGAGTTTTACGAAACGGTGCTGAATAAGTCCTATGAGGAAGCTGTAGAGGTCGCACGATTTTATGATGTGCTGGAAATTCAGCCGATTGATTTTTACATGCATTTGGTGGAAAAAGGGCTCGTCGGCAGCCGTGCTGAAATTGAGCAAGCACACCGCCGTGTGTGCCAAATTGGGGATGAGCTGGGTAAGCCAGTGATAGCGACAGGCAATGTCCACTATTTGCATCCAAGGGATAAGCTGTTCCGTGACATTGCCATTCATGGCATAACGGGCTTTAGTCCGCTGAAGGACATGCGCAAGCCGGATGCCCATTTCCGGACAACCGATGAAATGCTTAAGGAATTTGCATTTCTTGGAGACGCGCGGGCGTATGAGGTTGTTGTGACCAATACGGTGCAGCTCGCAGAGCGCTTTGAACCGTTTGACCTGTTTCCGCCAGAGCTGTTTACGCCGATTATGGAGGGAGCGGAGGAGGAAATCCGCACCACCTGCTACAATACTGCAAAAGGATTTTATGGCGAGGATTTGCCGCAAGTCGTTATAGACCGTCTGGAGAAAGAGCTCGTCCCGATTATTAAATTCGGATTTGCCGCGAACTATTTAATTTCTGAGCGTTTGGTGAAAAAATCGAATGAGGACGGCTATTTGGTCGGCTCCAGGGGCTCGGTTGGCTCCTCCGTCGTAGCTACGTTTCTCGGCATATCCGAGGTTAACCCGCTGCCAGCGCATTATATGTGCAAAAATCCAGCGTGCAAGCATAGCGAGTGGTTTCTCGATGGCAGCATACCAAGCGGTTTTGACCTTCCCGACAAAGCTTGTCCAAAGTGCGGAGAGCAGCTAAAGGGCGAGGGGCAGGACATTCCGTTCGAAACGTTCCTTGGCTTCAAAGGCGATAAAGTTCCCGATATCGATCTTAACTTCTCTGGCGAATACCAGCCGACAGCTCATAATTACACGAAGATCATGTTCGGGGAAAAGGCGGTATTCCGGGCCGGAACGATTGGAACGGTAGCAGAGAAAACGGGGTTTGGCTTTGCCAAAAAATACGAAGAAGCGAACGGGAAAAAATGGCGCGGAGCCGAGCTGTCCAGGCTGGCAGCAGGCGTAACGGGCGTCAAGCGCAGCACTGGTCAGCATCCGGGCGGCATCGTTGTCGTGCCGGATTATATCGAGGTAGAGGATGTAACGCCTGTCCAATATCCGGCTGATGACGTAAATGCAGAATGGAAGACGACTCATTTTGACTATCATGCCTTTGAGACGAATTTGCTCAAGCTCGATATACTCGGACACGATGATCCGACGATGATGCGGATGCTACAGGATTTGACTGGGGTTGATCCAACAACGATTCCAATGAACGATCCTAAAGTCATGAGCATGTTTAATTCGACTAAAGCGCTTGGCGTTTCTCCAGAGCAAATTCGGACACCGGTGGCCACGTATGGAGTTCCAGAGATGGGAACGAAATTCGTTCGGCAAATGCTTCAGGAGACGCAGCCGTCTTCTTTTGCCGATTTGCTGCAAATTTCCGGCTTGTCGCACGGAACGGGCGTTTGGCTTGGCAATGCGCAGGAGCTCATTAAGAAGGGAACCTGCAACATCAAAACCGTTATCGGCTGCCGGGATGATATAATGCTTTATTTAATATACAAGGCGGGCATGGATGCGGGGCTGGCCTTTAAAATTACCGAGAGCGTGCGTAAGGGCAAAGGGCTTTCGGATGAATGGATTGAAGAAATGAAACGCTGCAAGGTGCCGCAGTGGTATATTGACTCCTGTCTGCGCATCGAGTATATGTTTCCGAAGGCGCATGCGGCGGCCTATGTTATTTCGGCAGTGCGCACCGCTTACTTCAAGCTGTATTATCCAATTGCTTATTATGCGACCTACTTTACCGTTCGTGCCGAGGATTTTGATCTCGAAATATTGTGCCAAGGCTATGATGCGATCAAACGCAAGCTGATTGAAATTGAAGAAAAAGGCTTTGCTGCGCTGCCTAAGGAGAAGGCGAGCATCTCGCTGCTCGAGATGGCGCTTGAGATGACAGCTCGCGGCTTTTCTTTTAAACCGATTGATTTGTACCGTTCCGATGCGACAAAATTCCAGGTTGATGGCGATTCGCTCGTGCCTCCGTTTGCGGCGATTCCGGGTATTGGCGAAAATGCAGCACGCAATATAGCGGCTTCCCGCAACGATGGCGAGTACTTGTCAATTGAGGATTTCCAGCAAAGGTCGAAGGCAAGTAAAACGATTATTGAGGTGCTTGGCGGGATGGGCTGCTTCCGCGGATTGCCGGAATCCAACCAATTGTCGCTGTTCTAA
- the rimP gene encoding ribosome maturation factor RimP: MSISKIKTVVEEMVTPFLSENGFELVDIEYVKEGSNFFLRVSVDKEGGIDIDECGRISEFLSEQLDKNDPVTDAYFLEVSSPGAERPLKKAEDVRKAVGKHVYITTYEPINASKEFEGDLISFDGEELVVKVGKKEHAIPYAKVAGARLAIVF; the protein is encoded by the coding sequence TTGAGCATTTCCAAAATCAAAACCGTCGTAGAAGAAATGGTTACACCGTTTCTAAGCGAAAATGGATTTGAACTTGTTGATATTGAGTACGTCAAGGAAGGAAGCAACTTCTTCCTCCGGGTTTCAGTAGACAAGGAAGGCGGCATTGATATTGACGAATGCGGCCGTATTAGCGAATTTTTAAGTGAACAGTTGGACAAGAACGATCCGGTAACGGATGCTTATTTTCTTGAAGTGTCGTCGCCTGGCGCCGAAAGGCCGCTTAAGAAAGCCGAAGATGTGCGCAAAGCCGTCGGCAAGCACGTATACATTACAACCTATGAGCCGATAAACGCATCCAAGGAATTTGAAGGCGACCTCATTTCGTTCGATGGAGAAGAGCTTGTAGTCAAAGTCGGCAAGAAAGAGCATGCCATTCCTTATGCTAAAGTGGCGGGAGCACGCCTCGCTATCGTTTTCTAA
- the nusA gene encoding transcription termination factor NusA, translating to MSMDFIEALSEIERDKGIAKEVLIDAIEAALISSYKRNFNAAQNVRVDINRYTGVIKVYARKTVTDEVLDPRLEITVEAAREVNPHYQLDDVADIEVTPRDFGRIAAQTAKQVVTQRIREAERGLIYNAFIDKEEDIVNGIVQRQDVRNLFIDLGKVEAVMPLTELMPTDKFKHGDRVKSYITKVENTTKGPQIILSRTHPGLLKRLFELEVPEIYDGVVEIRSVAREAGFRSKIAVFSRNDEVDAVGSCVGPKGLRVQTIVGELKGEKIDIVCWSENVEEYVANALSPSKVLEVIVFEQEKMARVIVPDYQLSLAIGIKGQNARLAAKLTGWKIDIKSESQAEQEYGRPKTMTAVMPQDSVSIDLA from the coding sequence ATGAGCATGGATTTTATTGAAGCATTATCGGAAATAGAGCGGGATAAAGGGATAGCCAAAGAAGTGCTGATTGATGCGATCGAAGCAGCGCTGATTTCAAGCTACAAGCGGAACTTTAACGCTGCACAAAATGTGCGTGTCGATATTAACCGCTATACGGGTGTTATTAAAGTATATGCCCGCAAGACGGTGACGGACGAAGTGCTTGATCCCCGTTTGGAGATTACAGTAGAAGCGGCGCGTGAGGTGAATCCGCATTACCAGTTGGATGATGTGGCAGATATTGAAGTGACGCCTCGTGATTTTGGCCGTATTGCAGCACAAACCGCGAAGCAGGTCGTTACGCAGCGCATTCGCGAGGCAGAGCGTGGCCTGATCTACAATGCCTTTATCGACAAAGAAGAGGATATTGTGAATGGTATCGTGCAGCGTCAGGACGTTCGCAACCTGTTTATTGATTTGGGTAAAGTAGAAGCAGTTATGCCGCTTACAGAGCTTATGCCAACTGATAAATTCAAGCATGGCGACCGAGTGAAATCGTATATTACGAAAGTGGAAAATACGACTAAAGGTCCGCAAATCATTTTGTCCCGTACGCATCCAGGTCTGCTTAAGCGTTTATTTGAGCTAGAGGTTCCGGAAATTTACGATGGAGTCGTTGAGATTCGCTCGGTTGCGCGCGAAGCAGGCTTCCGTTCGAAAATTGCCGTTTTCTCTCGCAATGACGAGGTTGACGCTGTAGGCTCATGCGTAGGTCCGAAGGGATTGCGTGTACAGACAATTGTTGGCGAGCTGAAGGGCGAGAAGATTGATATCGTTTGCTGGTCTGAAAATGTAGAGGAATACGTTGCGAACGCGCTTAGCCCATCTAAAGTGCTTGAAGTTATCGTTTTCGAGCAGGAAAAAATGGCTCGCGTCATCGTGCCGGATTACCAGCTTTCGCTTGCAATCGGGATTAAAGGGCAAAACGCTCGTCTAGCGGCGAAGCTGACTGGCTGGAAAATCGACATTAAGAGTGAATCGCAAGCTGAGCAGGAGTACGGTCGTCCGAAAACGATGACGGCAGTTATGCCGCAAGATTCGGTTTCCATTGATCTGGCTTAA
- a CDS encoding YlxR family protein, with amino-acid sequence MRPRKVPLRKCVACQEMKPKKELIRVVRTPDEEILIDLTGKKAGRGAYLCGKVSCFKLAKKTKALDRALKQPVGVAIYDQLEQDFIAVEEEFLAEKERVSDEDA; translated from the coding sequence ATGAGACCGAGAAAAGTACCGCTGCGCAAATGCGTAGCCTGTCAGGAAATGAAACCGAAGAAAGAGCTTATTCGGGTCGTTAGAACGCCTGATGAGGAAATTCTAATTGATCTTACTGGCAAAAAAGCTGGTCGGGGCGCCTATTTGTGTGGGAAAGTCAGCTGCTTTAAGCTGGCCAAAAAGACGAAAGCACTGGATCGAGCTTTGAAGCAACCTGTTGGCGTAGCCATTTACGACCAGCTTGAACAGGATTTCATTGCGGTAGAGGAAGAGTTTCTGGCAGAAAAGGAGCGGGTAAGCGATGAAGATGCATAA
- a CDS encoding ribosomal L7Ae/L30e/S12e/Gadd45 family protein, which produces MHKGLSSLGMAMRAGKLVTGDEIVLKAVRKGEVHLVIIAGDASPNTKKKFQDKCSTYGVELAEAFDRNQLGKAIGKLDRVVLAVTDAKFGKMIAGHLNQNSEVDHIEQTTGQQGQ; this is translated from the coding sequence ATGCATAAAGGCTTGTCCTCGCTCGGCATGGCCATGCGGGCTGGAAAATTGGTTACTGGCGATGAAATTGTGCTCAAGGCGGTACGTAAGGGAGAGGTGCATCTCGTTATTATTGCGGGTGACGCATCTCCAAATACGAAAAAAAAGTTTCAAGATAAATGTAGCACCTATGGGGTAGAGCTCGCCGAAGCGTTCGACCGCAATCAACTTGGAAAAGCTATAGGAAAGCTCGACCGAGTCGTACTGGCGGTAACTGACGCAAAGTTCGGAAAAATGATTGCGGGTCATCTGAATCAAAATTCGGAGGTGGATCATATTGAACAAACCACAGGACAGCAAGGACAATAA